One genomic region from Bacillus rossius redtenbacheri isolate Brsri chromosome 6, Brsri_v3, whole genome shotgun sequence encodes:
- the LOC134533202 gene encoding uncharacterized protein PF3D7_1225600-like, producing the protein MFDDDSGLSSTDEFGWEKAEIKSEEKLQLVNNFRMALSSRSSTSSDESDDESEPKSPLLEENKHSDSSDSESSGDNSLNSKHNPERSIPKGCVISLSSGAPLQTEEVSGVDGKMFAADGCKPALCLEDLTEDEEVYLVQCPNSVQPETLRNQLLVSPAASRISVDGQVLEVSSHSHCSQALTFVLPSREDHNCRLVLVKPAGQIVIREHIDVPQPSASVAKKRNVMLPVGLKMRHPLLGADYEKELESYNESLQRQGNNSKLKKKKKKRRRESDGVDSVSNLESVENVHSTKKRKLFSNSKHDNSLIYSEIPVKSEDVGLIHSAVAVKESKKKSRSVEATQEKESTGESNILLKKVKIERDSEVESSTMSDNIKERKKRKRESRETSFETSAGFSETELVTGSKKLKKKIKLEEEETGPVDTCGWLIRNENIQAIHHSKKSKGITALTNKDIAGVSEPSQNNGSQLDTDSSQMERKKKKNKGMKIKKKSLEVKANKHHTVISVEVNKKKHKGKDSSYRFSIPLDFGAKNKNKTHKRKLSLTL; encoded by the exons ATGTTTGATGACGATTCTGGACTGTCTTCAACTGATGAATTTGGCTGGGAGAAGGCGGAGAtaaaaagtgaagaaaaattGCAACTTGTAAATAATTTCAGAATGGCGCTTTCTAGTAGAAGCAGTACGTCTTCAGATGAAAGTGACGATGAAAGTGAACCTAAATCGCCCCTTCTcgaagaaaataagcatagtgATAGTTCTGATTCAGAATCATCAGGGGACAATTCATTGAATTCGAAACATAATCCAGAACGTTCAATTCCAAAAGGTTGTGTGATATCATTAAGCTCTGGGGCACCGCTGCAGACTGAAGAG GTGTCGGGAGTGGACGGGAAGATGTTTGCCGCAGACGGCTGCAAACCGGCCTTGTGCCTCGAGGACCTGACTGAGGACGAGGAGGTGTACCTGGTGCAGTGTCCCAACAGC GTCCAACCTGAAACTTTAAGAAATCAGTTGCTGGTGTCGCCTGCTGCCTCGAGGATATCGGTTGATGGCCAGGTGCTGGAAGTGTCATCGCACAGCCACTGTTCCCAAGCGCTGACCTTTGTACTGCCGTCTCGAGAAGACCACAATTGCCGACTGG TTCTTGTGAAACCTGCGGGCCAAATCGTTATCAGGGAGCACATCGACGTTCCACAGCCGTCAGCTTCTGTTGCAAAGAAGAGAAATGTCATGCTCCCAGTTGGACTCAAGATGAGGCATCCTCTTTTGGGAGCAG ATTATGAAAAGGAATTAGAAAGCTATAATGAGTCACTGCAAAGGCAAGGCAATAACTCCAAactaaagaagaagaaaaagaaacgGAGAAGAGAGAGTGATGGTGTCGATAGTGTCAGTAACCTGGAAAGTGTTGAAAATGTGCATAGCACCAAAAAGCGAAAACTGTTTTCTAATAGTAAGCATgataattcattaatttatagtgAAATACCTGTAAAGAGTGAAGATGTTGGCTTGATACACAGTGCTGTTGCTGTTAAAGAATCAAAGAAAAAGTCTAGAAGTGTTGAGGCAACCCAAGAAAAGGAGAGTACAGGAGAAAGTAACATACTGTTAAAGAAAGTGAAGATTGAAAGGGATTCGGAGGTAGAGTCTTCCACAATGTCGGATAATATAAAAGAACGCAAAAAAAGGAAACGTGAAAGTAGGGAAACCAGTTTTGAAACATCAGCTGGTTTTTCTGAGACAGAATTGGTAACAGGCTCAAAGAAAttgaagaagaagataaagcttGAAGAAGAGGAAACTGGCCCAGTTGATACCTGTGGTTGGCTCATCAGAAATGAAAATATTCAGGCTATTCATCACAGTAAAAAAAGCAAAGGGATTACAGCATTAACCAACAAGGACATTGCAGGTGTTTCAGAACCTTCACAAAATAATGGATCACAGTTGGATACAGATTCAAGTCAAATggagagaaaaaagaaaaagaacaaAGGGATGAAAATCAAAAAGAAGTCACTCGAAGTTAAGGCAAACAAACATCACACTGTCATCAGTGTGGAAGTTAATAAAAAGAAACACAAAGGTAAAGATAGCAGTTACAGGTTCTCCATTCCTCTAGACTTTGGagcgaaaaataaaaacaaaacacataaacgGAAGTTGTCGTTGACCTTATGA